A single window of Elusimicrobiota bacterium DNA harbors:
- the rpmC gene encoding 50S ribosomal protein L29 gives MAKDKKKIDIKQLTDAELKAELEQAKGKLFKLKFAHKTTPLKNQLEIRTLRRQIARILTVLREKIVKSSQV, from the coding sequence ATGGCGAAAGATAAAAAGAAAATAGATATAAAACAACTCACAGATGCTGAATTAAAAGCAGAACTTGAACAGGCAAAAGGAAAACTGTTCAAATTAAAGTTCGCGCATAAAACAACACCGCTAAAAAACCAATTGGAGATAAGAACTTTAAGGCGACAAATTGCGCGAATTTTAACAGTATTAAGAGAAAAAATAGTCAAGAGTAGTCAAGTGTAG